The genomic segment CAAGTGAATTACCATATTACTAAATGTTTTTCCCTTGTGGGCTATAGATAGTGAATGAATCTCTTTTCAGATATAGATGCCCTCTAACAAACTTACTATCTGCACAGGCCTTCATGCTGAAGAGGGCAGCAGAGGAACCACTGGGCCATGCAGCCGCCATCATTACTGATGTGCTTGAGAATGCTGAGACAGATCATGTGATCAGCGCATCACAGAAGCGTGCTCTTCTTCAAGAAATGGCATTGAGGCTGTCCTAGAAATGGCATTGGAGATCTctctgcttctgcttctgcttctacGCCTTTTGGCCTCTCCTTTTGATGTTCATGTCTTCTGAGATTGAAATTATCACTGAAAGCTCAAACCTGTAGTGAATGAATCTTCAATTAGCGGCAAATCAAGAGGGAACACTTCCGAGGCAGTTTCTTATTTGGCCCTTTTGGGATTGTTGTAGGTGGTATTTTACAATGAAATGGGACAAGGATATGTTATTGTTTGGTTGTTCATATGCACAGCAGAGTGAGAGTGGTGGTTAGTTGCGCAAATGAATGGATAGCTTGTGATGGTTGTGGATTCCAATTCAGGGTACCACTTTTCATTCTACACAAACCAATTTGATTGAGTAGCTACAGAGACCAGATGCCTAGGAATATCTATCATGTAAGGATTTGGTTGACTCGGTTTCATCACTTGGCCTATATTCTACGACCAACTTGAAGGCATAGGCTCTGGCAAGCTGCATCTTCACAGCTCAAAGCCGCAGCGGGGTTCAAGATTTGTTCATTTGGGGTTCTATTTATATCAACCGCAAGGAAGCAAAAGTTCTGTGCAGCTTCATCATTCCACCAGATATGTGTTTTTTGCTTTTCATAATTCGTTTTCTTCTTTACATGACTAGTATAATCTTCTCTTTTGCTGGGGTTGAAATAATAGTTGCGAGATTTTACCGGTTTTTGTGCCTTGGGTCCTCGATATCTTTGGCTGTGGATTCCCTTATCTTTGTAttgattctttattttattatctgtATTGAACTTAAAAACTGTAATTTGCTTTATATTTGTTCCCTCATTCCAATCTTGCGACATGGAACTGATTTAGAGAAATCACAAGAACAAAAAAGCCCTTGTTCTTGCGATTTGCTCATCACGATGATGAGACGGGCACCGACATCTTTTCCAATCGAACATTTTTTAAAGTGTTACTAGGACCAGTAGCAAAGACGAGAACTAGGAGCGCACACGTCAAAAAGTTTATGAACAGTCATTGAGGAAAAAACATCAGAAAGAGGCACTGTAAGCTACATGAGAGAAGCTCACTAGCCGTCTTGCCTCTATTATTTCTTCCAGAATAGACTGCCCTTCACTTTCCTCCATAGCTGCATCACAAACCCTGATTTGGAACCCCTTCCTCCCCCTCCAGCCACAGTTTCATTACTGAACTTTCTGGAACAAATTCTCTTGGGACTCTTGGCATTCTCTCTGTAAATTCTGTGCAAGCGACGGCGACAGAAGGGGGATTTCAAGTAACACAAGTAGGGCGAGGGGGGACCATCGGAGCCCTGGATGGCTTTCTTCAGCTGCTTTGTAATGGCCCGGAGCTCGTACGAGTCGTAAAGGCTACTGCCCCCTTTATGGGAGGGGCTTATTCGCAGCGCGGCGCTTAGGGTGTCCGCTGGAGGAGGAACTGGCCCTGGCTGTCTCTGGGTCTGGGCTGGGATGTCTCCATGTTTAGGCTTTGGTTTGGAGCAAATCATTCATCTTTTTGAGCATGGCCTGTTTTGTTTTAGCCTGGTCTTGGATCTATAGGGGGGTTCCCGTTGGTGGAGTGCTTAACAAAGGCAGTTCCATAGTATTCGACGCAACCATGTTGGCATCTTCTGTTGTGAAGTGTTGTTTGGTGTCTCGTGTTAAACGGAAGGAAACTGATCtgtatttttgtaattgtaaGTTATTACAACCGTTATTGTGATTTAGATTTGGCCGAATCATGTTGTTTCTTAAGAAGAAAGTGTTAATAGTAATGATATTCTTTGTATGATAGAAACAGGCCTGGCCTATGCATAGAGGGgcccaaaattattaattatttaaaatttatttttttgagatgtaaattcattaattttattttatgatgaattttgtttaaattcatactttgtttattttgttattccatttaaataaaaagattaaatttttcaagttcacgaattattttttaatattagataataaataatgatgtgtcatttaaataagaatattttatttttataaatttatgaattattttttaatattagataatGAATAATAAAAGGTTATTTAGATGAGAAagttttttaactttaaatttatgaattattttttaatgttagacAATGAAAAGTGATGTGTAAAGTAGTAatgcaatgaaaaaaaaaaaatcagaagtgactttattttatgaagataatttaataaaatgattttttagattataattttttttaaaaaaaattacactgatctagtcattaaagaaaaaaataaaaataaatcaatgaattttaatttataaaatttaattgtgggttttttacttttttgtatttaacttttatgtttttgaattttttcttttagtctATATTctcaattgaaaaagatttattttttaaatttaaatataaaaatgtaattagtgatttagcatCTCAAAAAGCAAGCaaagtaaattttatataatttttaatatttatttatatttatattattaagagTTATCAAAATAACTCTTATTTAAggtcataaatatttttaaacccaTCCTCAGTAGAAAATTATgagtttgaatttaaaaaaaaaaaaaagaagcaaatggAGGGCTTCATAACATGCTTGAGATGTAATTTGTAAAAGTTGGTTGCAATACAATGCGTTGAAaggaataatttatattttaatgattttgaGCCAACCCTAAGCATCCTTTATCAAAGTCTATTTAATTAAGCATTTGAAATGCTTGGAATTCTACAACAATTCATGTGTTTGGCAACAttaaggagagagagagagagtccccAAATTCGACGGGTACTCCCTCACACGTGGACATTTGTATTGTGGGCTGTGATTTTATACCTGTAAGTAGCTTGATGTTTGACCAATTCtccttaaataattaaaaaaaattggtttcTCTACAATCCAAAATGCTAGACTACTGGTAAGTTACCATTAGGCTCTTTACCATCAACTTAGTTTGGCCAAAGAAGCTCCATATTGGCCCAActtattgacaaaaaaaaagacattGCAATAGTTCTCTTTCTAACTCTTGTAAATTAACTTGCTTATTAAGCAGCAAATGTATCCTTTTGAATTTAAAACAATTAACTTTCGGTCacatatattattatcacaAAGGCATGCCTTTACAAAATCTGTctcctttctcttttcattaaCCACTAATAATACATGGCAAATTGGCCCTTCTAGTCAGAATGATTCTTGGACCCAAACCTTTTGGTTTTGGACTGcaacaataaattatatatgtgctCTCAATTTGGTGTTCAATTTACTTATAACATGTTATAATATAGCTAGCTGTTcatttataactatatatatatatatatatatataattggtgATAAAAAGAGACCAATAACATGCAGCCAGCCTAAAGCATTAATGACAAGGTTGGCAAAGCCAGCCCAATTCATAATGACAGTACTGGCGATGAGTGACTTCGCATTTGAATCTATTTTTCTACCATGATCTTGTTGCTTACATTTAATTAGATACATGTGGTCATATTATGACCCACTCTCCTACAATTTAGTTTTTCTCATCACTGTAACTGTAAGCAACCCTTTTACTCCCTCAATAGAAAACCCTTTGTTTCATTGAAAACTCCAATAAGTAGGACGATATCGTTCTCAAAGTACAGATCAAGTGATTAGGTTATGATAAGTTGAGATTCACATCAATAGATTATGAGTTCAATTCTTTATCTTACACAATAATTTACCTTTTCTACGTAAAATTATATAAGAGTGATGATCCCAACAGAGAGATGTCACCTCTAAGTTGATCTAGTCACAATAACTTGcgtatttttagattttttttattaatttataataaaaatcaaaaactataaaaatcataatatgaaattaaaaaatatatttatttacactCCATAATCTTATACTCTAGGGATTAGATTGTTTATTTAAGTTTGTAAAATTATATGAGTGTAGTTGTACAATTTATAAGTCAcagcatattttttatttacattaatatgatattttttttggcTAACAGTTTgagtataataaaaaaaaatgataattgttTGGTAATTAAgtttccaaataaaaaattagtgatTAATTATATTACGTGTCAAAATCAAGttgctttaatttaaaaaaaatcgatTTAAAGCACTCtttaattatcaaattcaatgaagtcttaataaataaaacttgattatttaaatattatttatcctTTTTTCAGACGCATAaagttgattttattttttatatatatatattttaatttctaataaataatattacataataCATTTTAACATGCCACCTGTCAATTTCTTATTGGGTTTTCACatgtattaaattttgataattttgtcccgtaaaatttataattattaaggTGCTCCGTGCTTGGACTTGCAATGTCGTATTCCAGCCTgaattcttgaaaattaatataaataatgagGTGAAAGAGACATATGCAACTGCAAGCAAGCAAAGcgcgcgctctctctctctctctctctctctctgtattaaAAATCACTGTTCTTCACGCTTTCCCTGCACCTTGTGGTGCCGATTTGGGGCATTTAATCAGGTACCTTCACATTCATTTGTCAAAACCCTGTTGCTTCAGCGCGAGCTTTCAACAGTTTAGACGTTTTTTGTAGCATTTTAAATCATGTATCTTCAATCTCACTCGATGCCTTCTTTGCAGCAACCACGTTGTTTCTGAACTCTAAAGCTTTCTTTGGGTTCCTACCCAGTTAGGTTAAGGTTCTCGTGAAGCCCCTTTTGGAATTGGGTTTTGTTGAAGACTCTTTTGTGTTTAATGGAACAATGGGTCTCAGTGAAAAGATgattcttgaaaaagaaaaaggaagaatttaaggcttttgtgattaaatattcAATGGATTGTTTATCTGATATTTATGCTTTTTTGAGAAGTGTGTTCTGAAGACAGTAAATTGTTTGTTCTCTCATTTAAGGCAGCATTTGGTGAGGTAGCATGTGGGGGGTTGTCTTGGAATATTGATAATCACCTCCATTCCTTGCCAAGGCTGACTTTAAATGAGCTTTAATGAAATGGGAACTGTTTTCCAAACCTGATTTTAATACACTGGTTTTCAGTTTTCACTGAAGAAAAGGGTAGAATTCCCTGTTTGTTACTAAAAGGTGCCATTTGAAATGTGATCCCATTCATATTTTAAATCTGAGTGAAACTTTTCTTGGTTTGGGGGAGTCCACAGGGCTAGATCCTAGTCGGGTTTTGGTTATATAAATACGGCTTTCTCTCTTTATCTCGCTTTTCATATAGAAACCGAGGACTCTTCTTAACTGCAGAGATCATATTGATTGTGGGTGTTGCTTTGAAGTAGCGAATAAGGTAAATATATGGTATCAACATTTAGTTGGTATGGACTGCATGGCTTCATCTGTTATTTGCATCTCCTCTTTTGGGTTAATGTTTTAGTTCTCATTTACCCAACTTGCTGGTTAACCATGAATGATCGTATATGTATTAAGTTTGCAGCTGGTTTTAATTCTCTCAATCATGTTTCACATCTTGCTCTTAAATTATATTCCTTGCACAATGCGTTTTGagttatttgtccacacttttTGGAGAATAATCGGGGTGTTACGAACGATCCTGCCAATTTTGGACCGAGGCATTTGAAGTAATTTCCCCCCTTGTAATTACTGTTGTATTAATAGAACCCTTCTACTCAATTATAGAGATTGAGACCAACATCTCTTAGAAAGATTTGATGATAAGAGCCTAAGAAGTGAGATTGCAAATTTGTCCTCCTAAAAGattttgttctctcttaaatttgatttttgcaGCATTTGGATCCAAAATCAGTTAAGGGCAACGGTACATATAAGTTTCTCCTTTGCAGTTTTGCCGGTTCCTTATCTGTGTCTTTAAACCATCTTCCATCCTTGCAATATCAATTAAGTGCATTGATTCCTGTTCTTTGATTCTTCTCTTCTTTAATAGTGTTGACagcaagaaaggaaaaatgattAAAATCTGTTGCATTGGCGCTGGATATGTTGGTGGACCAACCATGGCGGTTATTGCCCTCAAGTGCCCCTTGATTGAAGTAGCCGTTGTCGACATCTCAGCTGCTCGAATTGCAGCCTGGAACAGTGATCAGCTGCCAATATACGAGCCTGGTCTTGATGAAGTGGTGAAGCAATGCCGAGGAAAGAACCTCTTCTTTAGCACCGAGATAGAGAAGCATGTTTCCGAGGCTGACATAATCTTTGTCTCTGTCAACACCCCAACCAAAACTCGGGGACTTGGGGCCGGTAAAGCTGCAGATCTTACGTATTGGGAGAGCGCAGCCAGGATGATCGCTGATGTATCGAAATCCAACAAGATTGTTGTCGAGAAATCAACTGTCCCTGTTAGAACAGCAGAAGCAATTGAGAAAATCCTGACCCATAATAGCAAGGGCATAAGATATCAAATTCTCTCAAACCCTGAATTTCTGGCTGAGGGAACCGCAATTCAAGACCTTTTTAACCCCGACAGGGTTCTTATTGGGGGGAGAGAGACACCAGAGGGACAGAAGGCAATCAAAACACTGAGGGATGTTTACGCTCATTGGGTTCCGGAAGACAGGATTATATGCAGCAATCTTTGGTCCGCCGAGCTCTCAAAGCTGGCTGCCAATGCTTTCTTGGCTCAGAGGATATCATCTGTTAATGCCATGTCTGCTCTTTGTGAAGCAACTGGGGCTGATGTTTCCCAGGTTTCCCATGCCATTGGGAAAGACACCAGAATTGGGCCAAAGTTCCTCAATGCCAGTGTTGGCTTTGGTGGATCATGTTTTCAGAAAGACATTCTTAACTTGGTCTACATCTGCGAGTGCAATGGCCTGAATGAGGTTGCAAACTATTGGAAACAGGTTATTAAGGTGAATGACTACCAGAAGAACCGGTTTGTGAATCGTGTTGTTGCCTCCATGTTCAACACAATCTCAGGTAAGAAGATTGCCATTCTCGGCTTTGCCTTCAAAAAAGACACTGGTGACACAAGGGAAACTCCGGGTATTGATGTGTGCAAGGGATTGTTGGGGGACAAAGCCCACTTGAGCATATATGATCCTCAGGTCACTGAAGATCAGATTCAGCAGGATCTGTCAATCAACAAGTTTGATTGGGACCATCCGATTCACCTAAAGCCAATGAGCCCCACCTCCGTGAGGCACGTGAATGTAGTCTGGGATGCTTATGAGGCAGCAAAGGATGCTCATGGGCTCTGCATTCTCACCGAATGGGATGAATTTAGGTCCCTTGATTTCCAGAGGATTTTCGACAACATGCAAAAGCCTGCATTCATCTTTGATGGTCGAAACATTGTGAATGGTAACAAGCTGAGGGATATCGGGTTTATTGTCTACTCTATTGGCAAACCATTGGATCCATGGCTGAAGAACATGCCTGCCATGGCGTAGGACCTATATCTATATCTCT from the Diospyros lotus cultivar Yz01 unplaced genomic scaffold, ASM1463336v1 superscaf1, whole genome shotgun sequence genome contains:
- the LOC127792784 gene encoding UDP-glucose 6-dehydrogenase 1-like isoform X2 — its product is MQLQASKARALSLSLSLSVLKITVLHAFPAPCGADLGHLISKKGKMIKICCIGAGYVGGPTMAVIALKCPLIEVAVVDISAARIAAWNSDQLPIYEPGLDEVVKQCRGKNLFFSTEIEKHVSEADIIFVSVNTPTKTRGLGAGKAADLTYWESAARMIADVSKSNKIVVEKSTVPVRTAEAIEKILTHNSKGIRYQILSNPEFLAEGTAIQDLFNPDRVLIGGRETPEGQKAIKTLRDVYAHWVPEDRIICSNLWSAELSKLAANAFLAQRISSVNAMSALCEATGADVSQVSHAIGKDTRIGPKFLNASVGFGGSCFQKDILNLVYICECNGLNEVANYWKQVIKVNDYQKNRFVNRVVASMFNTISGKKIAILGFAFKKDTGDTRETPGIDVCKGLLGDKAHLSIYDPQVTEDQIQQDLSINKFDWDHPIHLKPMSPTSVRHVNVVWDAYEAAKDAHGLCILTEWDEFRSLDFQRIFDNMQKPAFIFDGRNIVNGNKLRDIGFIVYSIGKPLDPWLKNMPAMA
- the LOC127792784 gene encoding UDP-glucose 6-dehydrogenase 1-like isoform X3, producing the protein MIKICCIGAGYVGGPTMAVIALKCPLIEVAVVDISAARIAAWNSDQLPIYEPGLDEVVKQCRGKNLFFSTEIEKHVSEADIIFVSVNTPTKTRGLGAGKAADLTYWESAARMIADVSKSNKIVVEKSTVPVRTAEAIEKILTHNSKGIRYQILSNPEFLAEGTAIQDLFNPDRVLIGGRETPEGQKAIKTLRDVYAHWVPEDRIICSNLWSAELSKLAANAFLAQRISSVNAMSALCEATGADVSQVSHAIGKDTRIGPKFLNASVGFGGSCFQKDILNLVYICECNGLNEVANYWKQVIKVNDYQKNRFVNRVVASMFNTISGKKIAILGFAFKKDTGDTRETPGIDVCKGLLGDKAHLSIYDPQVTEDQIQQDLSINKFDWDHPIHLKPMSPTSVRHVNVVWDAYEAAKDAHGLCILTEWDEFRSLDFQRIFDNMQKPAFIFDGRNIVNGNKLRDIGFIVYSIGKPLDPWLKNMPAMA
- the LOC127792784 gene encoding UDP-glucose 6-dehydrogenase 1-like isoform X1; amino-acid sequence: MQLQASKARALSLSLSLSVLKITVLHAFPAPCGADLGHLISVDSKKGKMIKICCIGAGYVGGPTMAVIALKCPLIEVAVVDISAARIAAWNSDQLPIYEPGLDEVVKQCRGKNLFFSTEIEKHVSEADIIFVSVNTPTKTRGLGAGKAADLTYWESAARMIADVSKSNKIVVEKSTVPVRTAEAIEKILTHNSKGIRYQILSNPEFLAEGTAIQDLFNPDRVLIGGRETPEGQKAIKTLRDVYAHWVPEDRIICSNLWSAELSKLAANAFLAQRISSVNAMSALCEATGADVSQVSHAIGKDTRIGPKFLNASVGFGGSCFQKDILNLVYICECNGLNEVANYWKQVIKVNDYQKNRFVNRVVASMFNTISGKKIAILGFAFKKDTGDTRETPGIDVCKGLLGDKAHLSIYDPQVTEDQIQQDLSINKFDWDHPIHLKPMSPTSVRHVNVVWDAYEAAKDAHGLCILTEWDEFRSLDFQRIFDNMQKPAFIFDGRNIVNGNKLRDIGFIVYSIGKPLDPWLKNMPAMA